The proteins below are encoded in one region of Ferruginibacter lapsinanis:
- a CDS encoding glycogen synthase, which produces MEIIHISAECYPVAKAGGLGDVVGALPKYQNQLGHISKVVMPMYKTKFLNAHSFDVVHKGGFHMGAAGFIDYTVIKERVNTLGFDLYLIDIYGLLDREAVYGYDDDVERFVAFQIAAVDWISRWNHRPDVVHVHDHHTALIPFMMKHCYVYQHLNTIPTVLTIHNGQYQGWIGWDKTNFIPAWDPWKAGLLEWENTVNSLACGVKCASKVTTVSHSYLQELKHMANGLEKLFEYEKGKCIGILNGIDDAVWNPSTDTYIDYRYGIEDADEGKLNNKKILCDQFNLDINKPLIIFIGRLVHEKAADLLPAVIGDSIYHLQGQMNFLILGSGETWIEGQLASMNHQLTGYYNSRIGYNEQLSHQMYAGADFLLMPSRVEPCGLNQMYSMRYGTVPIVRSTGGLKDTVIDYGDKNGYGVRFNDASVGDITHAIYRALQLYKHPKQLDKVRTTMMEIDNSWEKSAGEYIEVYKQL; this is translated from the coding sequence ATGGAAATAATACATATCAGTGCAGAGTGTTATCCGGTAGCAAAAGCTGGTGGATTAGGTGATGTGGTAGGCGCTTTACCAAAATATCAAAATCAACTCGGCCACATATCCAAAGTAGTGATGCCGATGTATAAAACCAAATTCCTGAATGCTCATTCATTTGATGTAGTGCATAAGGGAGGCTTTCATATGGGAGCCGCAGGTTTTATTGATTATACTGTTATCAAAGAAAGAGTGAATACCCTAGGCTTTGATCTGTATCTGATCGATATCTATGGCTTGCTGGACAGAGAAGCGGTATATGGTTATGATGATGATGTAGAAAGATTTGTAGCTTTTCAGATCGCTGCTGTTGATTGGATAAGCAGATGGAATCACCGTCCGGACGTAGTGCATGTGCATGATCATCATACGGCATTGATCCCTTTTATGATGAAGCATTGTTATGTGTACCAACATTTAAATACCATCCCTACCGTATTGACCATACATAACGGACAATACCAGGGATGGATAGGATGGGATAAAACTAATTTCATTCCTGCCTGGGATCCATGGAAAGCCGGTCTATTGGAATGGGAAAACACGGTGAATTCGCTGGCATGTGGCGTTAAATGTGCATCGAAGGTTACCACTGTTAGTCACAGTTATCTGCAGGAGCTCAAACACATGGCCAACGGATTAGAAAAATTATTTGAATACGAAAAAGGTAAGTGTATAGGTATTTTGAACGGTATAGATGATGCTGTATGGAATCCATCCACAGATACCTATATCGATTACAGGTATGGAATAGAAGATGCCGACGAAGGCAAGCTAAACAATAAAAAAATATTGTGCGACCAGTTTAATTTAGACATCAACAAACCATTGATCATCTTTATAGGAAGGCTGGTACATGAAAAGGCTGCAGACCTTTTACCTGCAGTCATAGGTGATTCTATCTATCATTTGCAGGGCCAAATGAATTTTCTCATTTTGGGCAGTGGCGAAACCTGGATCGAAGGGCAATTAGCCAGTATGAACCATCAGTTGACAGGTTATTATAATTCAAGGATCGGTTATAACGAACAGTTGAGCCACCAAATGTATGCAGGAGCGGACTTTTTACTGATGCCCAGCAGGGTAGAGCCTTGTGGTTTAAACCAGATGTATTCAATGAGATATGGTACTGTACCTATTGTAAGAAGTACCGGGGGGTTAAAGGATACGGTGATCGATTACGGCGACAAGAATGGATATGGAGTGCGATTCAATGACGCATCTGTAGGGGATATCACTCATGCCATTTACAGGGCACTTCAATTATACAAACATCCCAAGCAATTAGACAAAGTAAGAACAACGATGATGGAGATCGATAATAGCTGGGAAAAGAGTGCAGGTGAATACATTGAAGTGTATAAACAATTATAA
- a CDS encoding glucose-1-phosphate adenylyltransferase — protein sequence MIGKSVISIVLGGGAGTRLYPLTASRSKPAVPIAGKYRLVDIPISNCINSGINRIMVLTQFNSASLNKHIKNTYQFSIFSSGFVDILAAEQTPDNPKWFQGTADAVRQSLRHIRSYDYDYVLILSGDQLYQMDFTEMIENHKKRNADITIATIPVTAREATEFGILKSNNEGVITSFIEKPAAELLPEWVSDTGDAMKATGRNYLASMGIYIFSRKLLFSLLEEEHGKATDFGKEIIPDSISKYKVLSFQYDGYWTDIGNIHSFFEANLALTKDIPEFNLFDNAKTIYSRSRMLPPAKISGTTLERTIIADGCIIHASRIEDSVIGIRTRIGKGTTISKCYMMGSDSYETLEEITYAEERGIPKVGVGERCFLNNVIVDKHCRIGNDVRINGGNHLPNGDHSLYTIKDGIVVIKKDAIIENGFVLQ from the coding sequence ATGATAGGAAAATCAGTAATATCAATAGTTTTAGGCGGAGGAGCCGGAACAAGATTATATCCTTTAACTGCCAGCAGAAGTAAACCTGCGGTACCGATTGCAGGAAAATACAGATTGGTTGATATTCCTATTTCAAATTGTATCAACTCTGGTATCAACAGAATTATGGTATTGACACAATTCAATTCTGCTTCTTTGAACAAGCATATCAAGAACACTTATCAGTTCAGTATTTTCAGTAGCGGTTTTGTTGATATTCTGGCAGCAGAACAAACCCCGGATAATCCGAAATGGTTCCAGGGAACAGCTGATGCGGTAAGACAATCGTTAAGGCATATACGCAGTTATGATTACGACTATGTATTGATATTATCCGGCGATCAACTCTACCAGATGGATTTTACCGAAATGATAGAAAATCATAAAAAACGAAATGCCGATATTACTATTGCCACCATACCCGTAACAGCCAGAGAGGCCACAGAGTTTGGTATATTAAAATCTAATAACGAAGGGGTGATCACTTCATTTATAGAAAAGCCTGCTGCAGAGTTATTGCCTGAATGGGTAAGTGATACCGGTGATGCAATGAAAGCAACCGGACGAAATTATCTGGCATCAATGGGTATTTATATTTTCAGCAGAAAATTATTATTCAGTTTGTTAGAAGAGGAACATGGTAAAGCCACAGACTTTGGTAAAGAGATCATTCCGGATTCTATCAGTAAATACAAAGTGCTTAGTTTTCAATACGACGGTTACTGGACAGATATTGGAAATATCCATTCTTTCTTTGAGGCGAACCTGGCTTTGACAAAAGATATTCCTGAATTCAATTTGTTTGATAACGCAAAAACAATTTACAGCCGCTCCCGTATGCTACCGCCTGCAAAAATTAGCGGTACTACATTAGAACGAACGATCATTGCAGATGGTTGTATCATTCATGCTTCCAGAATTGAGGATAGTGTGATCGGTATTCGTACAAGGATCGGCAAAGGAACTACCATCTCCAAATGTTATATGATGGGTAGCGACTCGTATGAAACGCTGGAAGAAATTACTTATGCAGAAGAAAGAGGCATTCCCAAAGTTGGTGTGGGGGAACGTTGTTTTTTAAATAATGTAATTGTAGATAAGCATTGCCGTATTGGTAATGATGTTCGTATCAATGGAGGCAATCATTTACCAAATGGAGATCATTCTTTGTATACTATCAAAGATGGCATTGTGGTAATTAAAAAAGATGCGATCATTGAAAATGGTTTTGTGTTACAATAA
- a CDS encoding MFS transporter yields MSELNGAIQKPRLSLFQIVNMSVGFLGIQFAFGLQNANVSRIFQTLGAKIEEIPILWIAAPLTGLIMQPIIGHMSDKTWLGKFGRRRPYFMVGAILAALALFAFPNVAALWVAAVLLWLLDASINISMEPFRAFVGDMLPDNQRTTGFAMQSFFIGVGAVISSMLPYILGKFDITDQAPLGQLPDTVKYSFYIGGIVYVIAVAYTVFTTQEYSPAQMKSFGVLDDESTAKNIKSNWSSFFNKGLVWLVIGGILTAALYLYNTTTEVKLEKELYVLTCGVAFFGLLQMVAGLFHKSNMDNGLVEVMDDLNFLPDTMKKLAVVQFFSWFALFSMWIYSTPALAQHLYNTTDTASSQYNKIGDWVGVMFGSYNGFAALFAFLLPVLSKKFSRPKAHMIALIAGGLGLISYYIFKEEKLLIISMAGVGLAWSSILSMPYSILTQTLPSHKMGVYMGIFNFFIVIPQILAATLLGFFTKHLFGDQAILSIVLGGCSMLVAALLCLRIKEK; encoded by the coding sequence ATGTCAGAATTAAATGGAGCCATTCAAAAGCCCCGATTAAGCCTATTTCAGATTGTGAATATGAGTGTAGGTTTTTTGGGAATTCAATTTGCATTCGGATTACAGAATGCCAATGTCAGCAGAATATTTCAAACCCTTGGAGCAAAGATCGAAGAGATACCTATTCTTTGGATCGCAGCGCCTTTAACAGGATTAATAATGCAGCCTATCATTGGGCATATGAGTGATAAGACCTGGTTGGGGAAATTCGGAAGGAGAAGACCTTATTTTATGGTGGGAGCCATTTTAGCTGCATTGGCATTATTTGCCTTTCCTAACGTAGCAGCATTGTGGGTGGCTGCTGTTTTATTGTGGCTGTTAGATGCATCAATAAATATTTCGATGGAACCTTTCAGAGCATTTGTAGGTGATATGTTGCCGGACAATCAGCGAACAACCGGTTTTGCGATGCAAAGCTTTTTCATTGGAGTAGGTGCGGTTATTTCGTCTATGCTTCCATATATTTTAGGAAAATTTGATATCACCGATCAGGCGCCTCTTGGTCAGCTACCGGATACAGTGAAATATTCATTTTATATCGGCGGCATTGTGTATGTGATCGCAGTAGCATATACGGTTTTTACAACACAGGAGTATTCTCCGGCACAAATGAAATCATTTGGTGTACTGGACGATGAATCTACCGCTAAAAATATAAAATCCAACTGGTCTTCTTTTTTCAACAAGGGTTTGGTATGGTTGGTGATTGGAGGAATATTGACAGCTGCTTTATACCTCTATAATACGACCACTGAAGTTAAATTAGAGAAAGAATTATATGTGTTGACTTGTGGGGTTGCTTTTTTCGGGCTGTTGCAAATGGTTGCAGGGTTGTTTCACAAAAGCAATATGGACAATGGTTTGGTGGAAGTAATGGATGACCTGAATTTTTTACCTGACACCATGAAAAAATTAGCTGTTGTTCAGTTTTTTTCCTGGTTTGCCCTTTTCTCTATGTGGATATACAGTACACCGGCATTAGCACAGCATTTGTATAATACTACTGATACAGCATCTTCTCAATATAATAAAATTGGTGATTGGGTAGGAGTGATGTTTGGTTCTTATAATGGCTTTGCGGCTTTGTTTGCATTCCTTTTACCGGTGTTATCTAAAAAATTCTCTCGTCCAAAAGCACATATGATCGCATTGATCGCCGGAGGACTTGGTCTGATCTCTTACTATATTTTTAAAGAAGAAAAATTATTGATCATTAGTATGGCAGGTGTAGGATTAGCATGGTCTAGTATTTTATCAATGCCATATTCTATTTTAACACAAACATTGCCGTCGCACAAAATGGGAGTTTACATGGGAATTTTTAATTTCTTTATTGTAATTCCACAAATATTGGCAGCAACACTTTTAGGATTCTTCACTAAACATCTTTTTGGAGATCAGGCAATTTTATCGATTGTTTTAGGAGGATGCTCCATGTTAGTAGCAGCCTTATTATGTTTACGAATCAAAGAAAAATAA